A single genomic interval of Arthrobacter methylotrophus harbors:
- a CDS encoding TetR/AcrR family transcriptional regulator — protein MRVAAKDRKEQLISATVELMRREGVQSVTIRAVAKEANAPLAAVHYCFSGKEELMEAAAEAWLKNLSSFSGEVPVHLGLRKAVEQVAEGYWRALEEEPASLLAEIELILWAARNAPVSPLAAKIYPAYEVELGNIFSAAAQNNGDHCRIAIPALVRSFLMIYDGASIQYMTDPKAADHRGLFFMMLDALLTKACV, from the coding sequence ATGCGGGTAGCCGCGAAAGATCGAAAAGAACAATTGATTTCAGCGACGGTGGAACTAATGAGGCGTGAGGGCGTTCAGTCCGTGACCATCCGGGCCGTCGCCAAAGAGGCCAATGCTCCCTTGGCCGCCGTTCACTACTGTTTCAGCGGTAAAGAAGAGCTTATGGAGGCGGCCGCCGAGGCTTGGCTGAAGAACCTCAGCAGTTTTTCCGGCGAGGTCCCGGTCCACCTAGGTCTTCGTAAGGCCGTGGAACAAGTAGCCGAAGGCTACTGGCGCGCACTGGAAGAAGAGCCCGCCAGCCTCCTTGCTGAGATCGAACTCATTCTGTGGGCAGCACGTAATGCCCCGGTGAGCCCGCTGGCCGCGAAGATTTATCCGGCCTACGAAGTTGAACTGGGAAACATATTCTCCGCTGCGGCACAAAACAATGGCGACCACTGCCGTATTGCCATCCCTGCGCTCGTGAGGTCTTTCCTGATGATCTACGACGGAGCGTCCATTCAATACATGACCGACCCGAAGGCGGCCGATCACCGTGGCTTGTTCTTCATGATGCTTGATGCACTACTGACCAAGGCCTGCGTCTAA
- a CDS encoding type II toxin-antitoxin system VapB family antitoxin, whose amino-acid sequence MIFKAVGEGRPYPDHGYSTPKDWAALPPRPVRLDELVTTKRTLDLEALLAEDSTFFGDLFPHVVQYQGLLYLEDGLHRAVRTALHQRTAIHARVLVIDG is encoded by the coding sequence GTGATCTTCAAAGCTGTGGGCGAGGGACGCCCGTACCCTGACCATGGTTATTCCACGCCCAAGGACTGGGCCGCACTGCCACCGCGTCCTGTTCGGCTCGATGAACTTGTCACCACCAAACGCACCCTTGACCTGGAAGCGCTGTTGGCCGAGGACTCAACCTTCTTCGGAGATCTCTTCCCGCATGTGGTGCAGTATCAGGGCTTGTTGTACCTCGAAGACGGGCTCCACCGTGCAGTCCGTACCGCGCTCCACCAGCGCACGGCCATCCATGCGCGGGTGCTTGTGATAGATGGTTAA
- a CDS encoding cupin domain-containing protein — protein sequence MGATTPQFLTPTTGEKIEFWSMRPMKPMKDEWQRLLCRFINADPVGSWDDFILSEWELRSCGWEDFHPHTETNFLMEGELHIESEGKTVILKPGDSARVNPGQLGKYWAPVYARMFTIYGPNPEGLESHSFRYFEI from the coding sequence ATGGGCGCGACCACACCTCAGTTCCTGACACCCACAACAGGGGAAAAGATCGAATTCTGGTCAATGAGGCCCATGAAGCCCATGAAGGACGAATGGCAACGATTGCTCTGCAGATTCATCAACGCCGATCCTGTGGGCAGCTGGGATGACTTCATATTGTCGGAGTGGGAACTGAGGTCCTGCGGTTGGGAAGATTTCCACCCCCACACCGAGACGAACTTCCTGATGGAGGGCGAACTCCACATCGAGAGCGAAGGCAAGACGGTCATCCTGAAGCCCGGAGATTCAGCCCGCGTAAACCCGGGACAACTCGGCAAATACTGGGCGCCTGTCTACGCTCGAATGTTCACTATCTATGGCCCCAACCCCGAAGGTCTGGAATCACACTCCTTCCGATACTTCGAAATCTAA